The Amycolatopsis mongoliensis genome includes a window with the following:
- a CDS encoding anti-sigma factor family protein: MTAPRGWGLPESHLLPDAVVAFVDGELSHGARDRAASHITRCAACAAEVRAQRQTVDAIRRAGAPSMSAGFLASLQSIPEHTDLPSAPDNLAITADGQLVAVQRPDRVAGLRDTGVLGGVAPLGSSAPLGQSPHVLGGGRLKRRAAQGAGVVVSGLVLSALALVGTSADSGDGTPETGGGAPQQANLLPAQMAVPQQAVPTSTPASKTPAAVPAGIR, encoded by the coding sequence ATGACCGCACCCCGAGGCTGGGGACTCCCCGAGTCGCACCTGCTGCCGGACGCCGTGGTGGCGTTCGTCGACGGGGAGCTCTCGCACGGCGCCCGCGATCGCGCGGCGTCGCACATCACGCGCTGCGCGGCGTGCGCCGCCGAAGTGCGCGCCCAGCGCCAGACGGTGGACGCGATCCGCCGCGCGGGGGCGCCGTCGATGTCGGCGGGGTTCCTGGCGAGCCTGCAGTCGATCCCGGAGCACACGGACCTCCCGAGCGCGCCGGACAACCTGGCCATCACGGCCGACGGCCAGCTGGTCGCCGTCCAGCGCCCGGACCGGGTCGCGGGGCTGCGGGACACGGGCGTCCTGGGTGGCGTCGCGCCGTTGGGATCATCGGCGCCGCTGGGGCAGTCCCCCCACGTCCTCGGCGGCGGTAGGTTGAAGCGCCGCGCGGCCCAGGGTGCCGGTGTGGTGGTGTCCGGGCTGGTGCTGAGTGCGTTGGCGCTGGTCGGGACGTCGGCGGACAGCGGAGACGGCACCCCGGAGACCGGCGGCGGAGCCCCGCAGCAGGCGAACCTGCTGCCGGCCCAGATGGCGGTGCCGCAGCAGGCGGTGCCTACCTCGACCCCGGCGAGCAAGACACCGGCCGCGGTGCCGGCGGGTATTCGCTGA
- a CDS encoding acyl-CoA dehydrogenase family protein, which yields MARLAQTAGLTDVQSEILATVRQFVDKEVIPHAQELEHADTYPTDIVEGMKEMGLFGLTIPEEYGGLGESLLTYALVVEEIARGWMSVSGVINTHFIVAHMISRHGTEAQKQHFLPRMATGEVRGSFSMSEPDLGSDVAAIKTRAKREGDGYVIDGSKMWLTNGGSSNLIALLVKTDEGAEKAHQNLTTFLVEKPEGFGEVAPGLTIPGKIDKMGYKGVDTTEAVFDGYRIGADMVLGEAPGKGFAYMMDGVEVGRVNVAARACGIAIRAFELAVEYAQQRKTFGKAIAEHQAVAFKLAEMATKVEAAHLMMVNAARLKDSGERNDVEAGMAKLIASEYCAEVTQDSFRIHGGYGYSKEYEIERLMREAPFLLIGEGTSEIQKTIISRGLLREYKSRS from the coding sequence ATGGCCCGTCTCGCCCAGACTGCCGGCCTCACCGACGTGCAGTCGGAGATCCTCGCGACCGTCCGCCAGTTCGTGGACAAGGAGGTCATCCCGCACGCGCAGGAGCTCGAGCACGCCGACACCTACCCCACCGACATCGTCGAGGGCATGAAGGAGATGGGCCTGTTCGGGCTCACCATCCCGGAGGAGTACGGCGGGCTCGGCGAGTCGCTGCTGACCTACGCGCTGGTCGTCGAGGAGATCGCGCGGGGCTGGATGAGCGTGTCCGGCGTGATCAACACCCACTTCATCGTGGCGCACATGATCTCCCGCCACGGCACGGAGGCGCAGAAGCAGCACTTCCTGCCGCGGATGGCCACCGGCGAGGTGCGCGGCTCGTTCTCGATGTCGGAGCCGGACCTCGGCTCGGACGTCGCGGCGATCAAGACCCGCGCGAAGCGTGAGGGCGACGGGTACGTCATCGACGGCTCGAAGATGTGGCTGACCAACGGCGGGTCGTCGAACCTGATCGCGTTGCTCGTCAAGACCGACGAAGGCGCGGAGAAGGCCCACCAGAACCTGACGACGTTCCTCGTCGAGAAGCCCGAGGGCTTCGGCGAGGTGGCGCCCGGCCTGACCATCCCCGGCAAGATCGACAAGATGGGCTACAAGGGCGTCGACACCACGGAAGCGGTCTTCGACGGCTACCGGATCGGCGCGGACATGGTGCTGGGCGAAGCGCCGGGCAAGGGCTTCGCGTACATGATGGACGGTGTCGAGGTCGGCCGCGTGAACGTCGCGGCGCGGGCGTGCGGCATCGCGATCCGGGCGTTCGAGCTGGCGGTGGAGTACGCCCAGCAGCGCAAGACGTTCGGCAAGGCGATCGCCGAGCACCAGGCGGTGGCGTTCAAGCTGGCCGAGATGGCGACCAAGGTCGAGGCGGCCCACCTGATGATGGTGAACGCGGCCCGGCTGAAGGACTCGGGCGAGCGCAACGACGTCGAGGCGGGCATGGCGAAGCTGATCGCGTCGGAGTACTGCGCGGAGGTCACGCAGGACTCGTTCCGCATCCACGGCGGCTACGGGTACTCGAAGGAGTACGAGATCGAGCGCCTGATGCGCGAGGCGCCGTTCCTGCTGATCGGCGAGGGCACGAGCGAGATCCAGAAGACCATCATCAGCCGCGGCCTGCTGCGCGAGTACAAGTCCCGCTCCTGA
- a CDS encoding DUF4190 domain-containing protein, whose amino-acid sequence MSHPYDPDDPFGRRSPSGGLPPDPGGPPGPGLAAGALLCSVAGGLVCLPAGIAGVVMGHAAHRRARRGEAAGRGVAIAAIAVGYLGIGLNTVALVLLFRLGAAHGLLR is encoded by the coding sequence TTGAGCCACCCGTACGACCCGGACGACCCCTTCGGCAGGCGGTCCCCGTCCGGCGGTCTCCCGCCGGACCCCGGCGGGCCGCCTGGTCCGGGGCTCGCGGCCGGGGCACTGCTCTGCTCGGTCGCCGGCGGCCTGGTGTGCCTGCCGGCGGGCATCGCGGGCGTCGTCATGGGCCACGCCGCCCACCGCCGGGCCAGGCGCGGCGAAGCGGCCGGGCGGGGCGTCGCGATCGCCGCGATCGCCGTGGGCTACCTCGGGATCGGGCTGAACACCGTCGCGCTCGTGCTGCTGTTCCGGCTCGGCGCCGCGCACGGGCTCCTCCGCTGA
- a CDS encoding general stress protein: MMVSSPFGGNRAPGNLPRLPTPPTGWPIGSYATYGEAQQAVDFLAESEFSVSDVTIVGVDLMLVERVIGKLSWGRVLGTGAVSGAWFGLFAGLLLGLFVNQGFALQLLTGLVLGVLSGLMFAAIGYSMSRGRRDFSSASQLVAGRYDVLCQPRSAEQGRELLAKLALKPPSANI; this comes from the coding sequence ATGATGGTGAGTAGTCCCTTCGGCGGGAACCGGGCGCCCGGCAACCTGCCTCGGCTGCCGACCCCGCCGACCGGCTGGCCGATCGGGTCGTACGCGACCTACGGCGAGGCGCAGCAGGCCGTCGACTTCCTGGCGGAGAGCGAGTTCTCCGTCAGCGACGTCACGATCGTCGGCGTGGACCTGATGCTCGTCGAACGCGTCATCGGGAAGCTCAGCTGGGGCCGCGTGCTCGGCACCGGCGCCGTCTCGGGGGCGTGGTTCGGCCTGTTCGCCGGGCTGCTGCTCGGGCTGTTCGTCAACCAGGGCTTCGCGTTGCAGCTGCTCACCGGGCTCGTACTGGGCGTCCTCTCCGGGCTGATGTTCGCCGCCATCGGGTACAGCATGTCGCGCGGGCGCCGGGACTTCTCCTCGGCGAGCCAGCTGGTCGCCGGCCGCTACGACGTCCTGTGCCAGCCGCGCTCGGCCGAGCAGGGCCGGGAGCTGCTCGCCAAGCTGGCGCTCAAGCCCCCGTCCGCCAACATCTGA
- a CDS encoding aminoglycoside phosphotransferase family protein — protein sequence MNDLRVPPLFADRAPRVLGPEAAAWVAALPDLAAAYARKWGLTFEGEAMHGYVGVVQPARLADGTPVVLKLGWRDEESADEPLALSTWAGRGAVLLLESAPGDGVLLLERLDAWRTLDDLPLRDAVPRLGELARRLAVPAPPSLRRHLRTEAAKLAEELPRRWAALGEPFERRLVDDAVAICRELGPSAGGLLVNEDLHFQNVLAGSREPWLVIDPKPLAGDLEWGVIPVFWNRFAESTLDERFALVVASHQLDAGKARAWTLVRAVQNWLWMLEDLEEFEADSDDPAFVTVPEIALWAADR from the coding sequence GTGAACGATCTCCGCGTCCCGCCGCTGTTCGCCGACCGGGCACCACGGGTGCTCGGCCCGGAGGCCGCCGCCTGGGTGGCCGCCCTGCCGGACCTGGCCGCCGCGTACGCCCGGAAGTGGGGCCTGACGTTCGAGGGCGAAGCGATGCACGGCTACGTCGGCGTGGTGCAGCCCGCCCGGCTCGCCGACGGCACGCCGGTGGTGCTGAAACTCGGCTGGCGGGACGAGGAGTCCGCCGACGAGCCCCTCGCACTGTCCACATGGGCCGGTCGGGGTGCGGTGCTGCTGCTGGAATCCGCCCCCGGCGACGGCGTCCTGCTGCTCGAACGGCTCGACGCCTGGCGCACGCTCGACGACCTTCCGCTGCGGGACGCCGTCCCCCGCCTCGGCGAGCTGGCCCGGCGCCTCGCCGTGCCCGCACCGCCGTCGTTGCGGCGCCACCTGCGCACCGAGGCCGCGAAACTGGCCGAAGAGCTGCCCCGGCGGTGGGCCGCGCTCGGCGAGCCGTTCGAGCGGCGGCTCGTCGACGACGCCGTCGCGATCTGCCGCGAGCTCGGGCCGTCCGCCGGCGGGCTGCTGGTGAACGAGGACCTGCACTTCCAGAACGTCCTGGCCGGCAGCCGGGAGCCGTGGCTGGTCATCGACCCGAAGCCGCTGGCCGGTGACCTCGAGTGGGGCGTCATCCCGGTGTTCTGGAACCGCTTCGCCGAGTCCACACTGGACGAACGGTTCGCGCTGGTCGTCGCGTCGCACCAGCTCGACGCCGGGAAGGCGCGGGCGTGGACCCTCGTGCGCGCGGTGCAGAACTGGCTTTGGATGCTCGAAGACCTCGAAGAGTTCGAAGCGGACAGCGACGACCCGGCGTTCGTCACAGTGCCGGAAATCGCTCTGTGGGCAGCCGACCGATAG
- the tatB gene encoding Sec-independent protein translocase protein TatB: protein MFDSVGWGEILVLIIAGLFILGPERLPEAASWMAKSVKKVRDFATGAREQLREEMGPEFDQLRKPLEDLRGLRNFDPKRVVTQHLFDGDADPLGLKGITNGSPNLGGTNGSNGTNGTNGSNGYLAGQAKQPEPLKPGERPPIDPDAT, encoded by the coding sequence GTGTTCGACAGTGTCGGATGGGGGGAAATCCTCGTCCTCATCATCGCCGGTCTCTTCATCCTCGGCCCGGAACGGCTTCCCGAAGCGGCGTCCTGGATGGCGAAGAGCGTGAAGAAGGTCCGCGACTTCGCGACCGGGGCGCGGGAACAGCTCCGCGAGGAGATGGGCCCGGAGTTCGACCAGCTCCGCAAACCCCTCGAAGACCTGCGCGGGCTGCGCAACTTCGACCCGAAGCGGGTGGTGACGCAGCACCTCTTCGACGGCGACGCGGACCCGCTCGGCCTCAAGGGCATCACCAACGGCAGCCCGAACCTGGGCGGTACCAACGGTTCCAATGGGACGAATGGGACCAACGGCTCGAACGGCTATCTGGCCGGCCAGGCCAAGCAGCCGGAGCCGCTGAAGCCGGGGGAGCGCCCGCCGATCGACCCGGACGCCACGTAG
- a CDS encoding Mrp/NBP35 family ATP-binding protein has product MTTTQQLPSVDDVRSALKSVQDPEIHKPITDLGMVKDVVVGEDGVVTVGIYLTVAGCPLKATLTNDTREAVAKLPGVVDVQVELDVMSDEQRSELRKSLRGDAAEPVIPFAQPGSMTRVYCVASGKGGVGKSSVTVNLAAAMAERGLSVGVVDADIYGHSIPRMLGTREKPTKVDTMIMPPQAHGVKVISIGMFTPGNTPVVWRGPMLHRALQQFLADVFWGDLDILLLDLPPGTGDIAISVAQLIPNAEILVVTTPQQAAAEVAERAGAIALQTRQRVAGVIENMSWLEQEDGSRLEIFGSGGGQTVADSLTKSIGSEVPLLGQVPLDPRLREQGDEGTPLVLTAPDAPASVVLRETAKKLTVRARGLAGMMLNVTPAGR; this is encoded by the coding sequence GTGACCACCACTCAGCAGCTCCCCAGCGTCGACGACGTCCGCAGCGCGCTGAAGAGCGTGCAAGATCCCGAGATCCACAAACCCATCACGGACCTGGGGATGGTGAAGGACGTCGTCGTCGGCGAAGACGGTGTCGTCACGGTCGGGATCTACCTGACGGTGGCGGGCTGCCCGCTGAAGGCGACACTGACCAACGACACCCGCGAGGCCGTCGCGAAGCTCCCGGGCGTCGTCGACGTGCAGGTCGAGCTGGACGTCATGAGTGACGAACAGCGCTCCGAGCTGCGGAAGTCGCTGCGCGGGGACGCCGCGGAGCCGGTCATCCCGTTCGCGCAGCCGGGCTCGATGACCCGGGTGTACTGCGTGGCGTCGGGCAAGGGCGGCGTCGGCAAGTCGTCGGTCACGGTCAACCTGGCCGCGGCGATGGCCGAGCGGGGCCTGTCGGTGGGTGTCGTCGACGCCGACATCTACGGCCACTCGATCCCCCGCATGCTGGGCACGCGCGAGAAGCCGACCAAGGTCGACACGATGATCATGCCGCCGCAGGCGCACGGCGTGAAGGTGATCTCGATCGGCATGTTCACCCCGGGCAACACGCCGGTGGTGTGGCGCGGGCCGATGCTGCACCGCGCGCTGCAGCAGTTCCTGGCCGACGTCTTCTGGGGCGACCTGGACATCCTGCTGCTGGACCTGCCGCCGGGCACCGGCGACATCGCGATCTCGGTGGCCCAGCTGATCCCGAACGCGGAGATCCTGGTGGTCACGACGCCGCAGCAGGCCGCGGCGGAGGTGGCCGAGCGGGCCGGCGCGATCGCGCTGCAGACGCGCCAGCGCGTCGCCGGGGTCATCGAGAACATGTCGTGGCTGGAGCAGGAGGACGGCTCCCGCCTGGAGATCTTCGGCTCGGGCGGCGGGCAGACGGTGGCCGACTCGCTGACGAAGTCGATCGGCTCCGAGGTGCCGCTGCTGGGCCAGGTGCCGCTGGACCCGCGGCTGCGCGAGCAGGGCGACGAGGGGACGCCGCTGGTGCTGACCGCCCCGGACGCGCCGGCGTCGGTGGTGCTGCGGGAGACGGCGAAGAAGCTGACGGTCCGGGCCCGCGGCCTGGCCGGGATGATGCTGAACGTCACCCCGGCCGGCCGCTGA
- a CDS encoding magnesium transporter MgtE N-terminal domain-containing protein gives MAAVNRVFAAQLSGLPVFGPDGESIGRVRDLVAGLRLDAQPPRILGLVVELTTRRRVFVPMLRVTSIEPSAVTLATGSVNMRQFTQRPNEVLVLGQLLDAHATLAGSDTRITVVDAGMEPTRTRDWVLAKLAIRERRVGLGRRRSAMQVLRWEEVAGLGLADLAKQPQGAGQLLMLFDTMRSVDVAATVRDLPLKRRHEVADAMDDERLADVLEELPDDDQKELLSYLAEERAADILEAMNPDDAADLLAELAPAEQSRLLELMEPEESAPVKRLLAYSSDTAGGLMTPEPVVLTPDTTIAEALAHIRNAELPPALASMVFVCRPPTATPTGRFVGVVHFQRLLREPPAELVASAVDTGLAALRPNATLAEVTRYFAAYNLTCGPVVDTEDHLLGAVTVDDVLDHLLPENWRETGLHDTTGETGEHLEADRA, from the coding sequence ATGGCCGCGGTCAACAGGGTTTTCGCTGCTCAGCTGTCCGGGTTGCCGGTGTTCGGACCGGACGGCGAGTCCATCGGCCGGGTCCGCGACCTGGTCGCCGGACTGCGCCTGGACGCGCAGCCACCGCGGATCCTCGGCCTGGTCGTCGAGCTGACCACGCGACGGCGGGTGTTCGTGCCGATGCTGCGCGTCACCTCGATCGAACCGAGCGCCGTGACACTCGCCACCGGCTCGGTCAACATGCGCCAGTTCACCCAGCGGCCCAACGAGGTCCTGGTCCTCGGCCAGCTGCTCGACGCGCACGCGACGCTGGCCGGGTCCGACACGCGGATCACCGTCGTCGACGCCGGGATGGAGCCGACCCGCACCCGCGACTGGGTGCTGGCGAAGCTCGCCATCCGCGAGCGGCGCGTCGGGCTGGGACGGCGCCGGTCGGCCATGCAGGTGCTGCGGTGGGAGGAGGTCGCCGGGCTGGGGCTCGCCGACCTGGCGAAGCAGCCGCAGGGCGCGGGCCAGCTGCTCATGCTGTTCGACACGATGCGCTCGGTCGACGTCGCCGCGACCGTCCGCGACCTGCCGCTCAAGCGCCGGCACGAGGTCGCCGACGCGATGGACGACGAGCGCCTCGCCGACGTCCTCGAGGAGCTGCCGGACGACGACCAGAAGGAGCTGCTGTCCTACCTCGCCGAGGAGCGCGCGGCCGACATCCTCGAGGCGATGAACCCCGACGACGCCGCCGACCTGCTCGCCGAGCTCGCCCCCGCGGAGCAGAGCCGGCTGCTGGAGCTGATGGAGCCGGAGGAGTCCGCGCCGGTCAAGCGGCTGCTGGCCTACTCGTCCGACACCGCGGGCGGCCTGATGACCCCGGAGCCGGTGGTGCTCACGCCCGACACGACGATCGCCGAGGCGCTGGCCCACATCCGCAACGCCGAGCTGCCGCCCGCGCTGGCCAGCATGGTGTTCGTCTGCCGGCCGCCGACCGCGACGCCGACCGGACGCTTCGTCGGCGTCGTGCACTTCCAGCGGCTGCTGCGCGAGCCGCCGGCGGAGCTCGTGGCGAGCGCCGTCGACACCGGCCTGGCGGCCCTGCGGCCCAACGCGACGCTGGCCGAGGTCACGCGCTACTTCGCCGCCTACAACCTGACCTGCGGGCCGGTCGTCGACACCGAAGACCACCTGCTCGGCGCGGTCACCGTGGACGACGTCCTCGACCACCTGCTGCCCGAGAACTGGCGCGAGACCGGCCTGCACGACACCACCGGCGAAACCGGCGAACACCTGGAGGCGGACCGTGCCTGA
- a CDS encoding DUF4190 domain-containing protein: MTDPSGDKDRPADPTVSYDPPPTAEPAPYAPENYDPPAGDTTVTDTTVTDTTIADAPATADQPAPEPPGQLPPGAFEAPAAHIPGTPYVAPGQPQPTYAYQYQQPYAQPYGRPYGGPAPYVQPPYVPVAPRPDNALAIGALVCSILGFCSGITAIAGLVMGHIALSKTNRGEAGSRGMATAAVIVGYVVIALWTGFFTTLIVLGANGQLS, translated from the coding sequence ATGACCGACCCGTCCGGGGACAAGGACCGTCCGGCCGATCCGACCGTGTCGTACGACCCGCCGCCCACCGCGGAGCCGGCGCCGTACGCACCGGAGAACTACGACCCGCCGGCGGGTGACACGACGGTCACCGACACGACGGTCACCGACACCACGATCGCCGACGCCCCGGCCACCGCGGACCAGCCCGCCCCGGAGCCGCCCGGACAGCTGCCGCCCGGCGCGTTCGAGGCTCCCGCCGCCCACATCCCCGGCACGCCGTACGTCGCGCCGGGCCAGCCGCAACCGACGTACGCGTACCAGTACCAGCAGCCGTACGCACAGCCGTACGGCCGGCCGTACGGCGGCCCGGCGCCCTACGTCCAGCCGCCGTACGTCCCGGTCGCGCCCCGGCCGGACAACGCACTGGCGATCGGCGCGCTGGTCTGCTCGATCCTCGGCTTCTGCTCCGGCATCACCGCGATCGCCGGGCTGGTCATGGGCCACATCGCGCTGAGCAAGACCAACCGCGGCGAAGCGGGCAGCCGCGGCATGGCCACGGCCGCGGTGATCGTGGGCTACGTCGTGATCGCGCTGTGGACCGGGTTCTTCACCACCTTGATCGTCCTCGGCGCGAACGGCCAGCTGAGCTAG
- a CDS encoding trypsin-like peptidase domain-containing protein produces the protein MMTEPNVNPEQPGARDGERLGPRPLARPAVDPAQAAVFGRPSGVDGAFDQLYSPQKTNGVRLAPPAPESLAEAFRRPPGAEGVLLERPREATGEPKEAEPPLWNSTSDPWRDPGAGAVLAGPAMPAEDDEKPAKRPPGALLSLPEVLFGRRVQPKALALLGVVALLVGAIGGLVGWWVADTGSELTGSATISEAEAAKERPAGSVAEIAKRVAPAVVSLEVFKPGADSGEQGSGVMIDPQGYILTNEHVISSASADPGVKVTAIFIDGTRTEAKLVGSDQKTDLAVVKVNVTNPTVLQIGKSSDLQVGDTVMAIGSPLALQNSVTAGIVSALNRPITAGGDNGAPPVTYEAIQTDAAINHGNSGGALVDSTGALVGINSSIRSSGADGGSIGIGFAIPSDYAVKIAKALIKDGKVQHADIGINASSTVAGSSTMGAQVKNVAPGGPAANAGIKEGDVITKIGGRLVRDSAEMTVAVRAHDVGQVVPVQLVRDGASFVVDVTLASD, from the coding sequence ATGATGACCGAGCCGAACGTGAATCCCGAGCAGCCCGGCGCGCGCGATGGCGAGCGGCTGGGGCCGCGGCCCCTCGCGCGGCCGGCCGTCGATCCGGCGCAGGCCGCCGTGTTCGGCAGGCCCAGTGGGGTCGACGGGGCGTTCGACCAGCTCTACTCCCCTCAGAAGACCAACGGGGTCCGGCTCGCGCCGCCTGCTCCCGAGTCGCTCGCCGAGGCCTTCCGGCGGCCGCCCGGGGCCGAAGGTGTGCTGCTCGAACGGCCGCGTGAGGCCACCGGGGAGCCGAAAGAAGCCGAGCCGCCCCTGTGGAACAGCACCAGCGACCCCTGGCGTGATCCGGGCGCCGGTGCCGTCCTCGCCGGTCCGGCGATGCCCGCCGAAGACGACGAAAAGCCCGCCAAACGCCCGCCCGGCGCGCTGCTCAGCCTGCCCGAGGTGCTCTTCGGCCGTCGCGTGCAGCCGAAGGCGCTCGCCCTGCTCGGGGTCGTCGCGCTGCTCGTCGGAGCCATCGGCGGACTGGTCGGCTGGTGGGTTGCCGACACCGGGAGCGAGCTCACCGGCTCCGCCACCATCTCCGAAGCCGAAGCCGCCAAGGAGCGCCCCGCCGGCTCGGTCGCCGAGATCGCCAAGCGCGTCGCGCCCGCCGTCGTCTCGCTCGAGGTCTTCAAGCCCGGCGCCGATTCCGGTGAGCAGGGCTCCGGCGTCATGATCGACCCGCAGGGCTACATCCTCACCAACGAGCACGTGATCTCCTCCGCGAGCGCCGACCCGGGCGTCAAGGTCACCGCCATCTTCATCGACGGCACCCGCACCGAGGCCAAGCTCGTCGGCTCCGACCAGAAGACCGACCTCGCCGTCGTCAAGGTCAACGTCACCAACCCGACCGTCCTGCAGATCGGCAAGTCCTCGGACCTGCAGGTCGGCGACACCGTGATGGCCATCGGCTCGCCGCTCGCGCTGCAGAACTCCGTGACCGCCGGCATCGTCAGCGCCCTGAACCGCCCGATCACCGCGGGCGGCGACAACGGCGCCCCGCCGGTCACCTACGAAGCCATCCAGACCGACGCCGCCATCAACCACGGCAACTCGGGCGGCGCGCTCGTCGACTCCACCGGCGCGCTCGTCGGGATCAACTCGTCGATCCGCTCCTCCGGCGCGGACGGCGGCAGCATCGGCATCGGCTTCGCCATCCCCAGCGACTACGCGGTCAAGATCGCGAAGGCGCTGATCAAGGACGGCAAGGTCCAGCACGCCGACATCGGCATCAACGCTTCCTCGACCGTCGCCGGCTCCTCCACCATGGGCGCCCAGGTGAAGAACGTCGCGCCGGGCGGCCCGGCCGCGAACGCCGGCATCAAGGAGGGCGACGTCATCACGAAGATCGGCGGCCGCCTGGTGCGCGACTCCGCCGAGATGACGGTCGCGGTGCGCGCCCACGACGTCGGCCAGGTCGTCCCGGTACAGCTGGTCCGGGACGGCGCGAGCTTCGTCGTCGACGTAACCCTGGCTTCCGACTGA
- a CDS encoding slipin family protein, with the protein MVMEILSAVVVAGGAWFAASVRVVKQYERGLVFRFGRVRPQVREPGLAMLVPFVDRLQKVNMQIVTMPVPAQDGITRDNVTVRVDAVVYFKVIDPVVAAVNVQDYRSAVGQVAQTSLRSIIGKSDLDDLLSNRERLNEGLELMIDSPALDWGIHIDRVEIKDVALPEAMKRSMSRQAEAERERRARVISADGELQASHKLAKAAATMADTPAALQLRLLETVVQVSAEKNSTLVLPFPVELLRFLDSNTRHGVPANESARAPEPEAVEAKPEDNGHATPSPRSPGDAVLPAD; encoded by the coding sequence ATGGTGATGGAGATTCTCAGCGCCGTCGTCGTCGCGGGTGGTGCCTGGTTCGCGGCCAGCGTGCGCGTGGTGAAGCAGTACGAGCGCGGGCTCGTCTTCCGGTTCGGGCGCGTCCGGCCGCAGGTCCGGGAACCCGGCCTGGCGATGCTGGTGCCGTTCGTGGACCGGCTGCAGAAGGTCAACATGCAGATCGTGACCATGCCGGTGCCCGCCCAGGACGGCATCACCCGCGACAACGTCACCGTCCGGGTCGACGCGGTCGTCTACTTCAAGGTCATCGACCCGGTCGTCGCGGCGGTCAACGTCCAGGACTACCGGTCGGCGGTCGGCCAGGTCGCGCAGACGTCGCTGCGCTCGATCATCGGCAAGAGCGACCTCGACGACCTGCTCTCCAACCGCGAGCGCCTCAACGAGGGCCTGGAGCTGATGATCGACAGCCCGGCGCTGGACTGGGGCATCCACATCGACCGCGTCGAGATCAAGGACGTCGCGCTGCCCGAGGCGATGAAGCGTTCGATGTCGCGGCAGGCCGAGGCGGAGCGGGAACGGCGCGCGCGCGTCATCTCCGCCGACGGTGAGCTGCAGGCGTCGCACAAGCTCGCCAAGGCGGCCGCGACGATGGCCGACACCCCGGCGGCCCTGCAGCTGCGGCTGCTGGAGACGGTCGTGCAGGTCTCCGCCGAGAAGAACTCGACCCTGGTGCTGCCGTTCCCGGTGGAGCTGCTGCGCTTCCTCGACTCGAACACGCGGCACGGGGTGCCCGCGAACGAAAGCGCGCGCGCTCCCGAGCCCGAAGCCGTGGAGGCCAAGCCGGAGGACAACGGCCACGCGACGCCGTCGCCGCGCAGCCCCGGTGACGCGGTGCTGCCCGCCGACTAG
- a CDS encoding DUF1003 domain-containing protein, translated as MPELTSGRRLDQPRSQSRFKLNIDPDTFGRLTERVARFLGTGKYLFWQTLLVFVWILLNLFAVSLQWDPYPFILLNLAFSTQAAYAAPLILLAQNRQDDRDRVSLDEDRNRAAQTKADTEYLARELAALRLAVGEVATRDYLRGELDRLREDLDVQPRKAKPNRTPTGS; from the coding sequence GTGCCTGAACTGACGTCCGGACGGCGGCTGGACCAGCCGCGCAGCCAGAGCCGGTTCAAGCTGAACATCGACCCGGACACCTTCGGCAGGCTCACCGAGCGCGTCGCCCGGTTCCTCGGCACCGGGAAGTACCTGTTCTGGCAGACGCTGCTGGTGTTCGTCTGGATCCTGCTGAACCTCTTCGCGGTGTCGCTGCAGTGGGACCCGTATCCGTTCATCCTGCTCAACCTGGCCTTTTCGACGCAGGCGGCGTACGCGGCGCCGCTGATCCTGCTCGCGCAGAACCGGCAGGACGACCGCGACCGCGTCTCGCTGGACGAGGACCGCAACCGGGCCGCGCAGACGAAGGCCGACACGGAGTACCTGGCCAGGGAGCTGGCGGCGCTGCGGCTGGCGGTCGGCGAAGTCGCGACGCGGGACTACCTGCGCGGCGAGCTGGACCGGCTGCGGGAGGACCTCGACGTCCAGCCGCGGAAGGCCAAGCCCAACCGCACTCCTACCGGGTCGTAA